Proteins encoded by one window of Glycine soja cultivar W05 chromosome 15, ASM419377v2, whole genome shotgun sequence:
- the LOC114387029 gene encoding glutaredoxin-C9-like translates to MQVMKSATQVEATPPPPSSISLGLNKMRSYEMVHHLVSCNAVVVFSMSDCCMSTVAKRLLFSLGVGPTVVELDEQADGPGIRSVLYQLAGSHQPVPAVFIGGKFLGGVQTLMASHINGTLVPLLKEAGALWL, encoded by the coding sequence ATGCAAGTGATGAAATCTGCCACTCAAGTGGAAGCAACACCGCCGCCACCGTCGTCAATTTCTCTAGGGCTTAACAAGATGAGATCCTATGAGATGGTGCACCACCTAGTGTCGTGCAACGCCGTTGTGGTGTTCAGCATGAGCGACTGCTGCATGTCCACCGTCGCCAAGCGCCTCCTCTTCAGCCTCGGCGTCGGCCCAACCGTGGTGGAGCTTGACGAGCAGGCCGATGGCCCCGGCATCCGGTCCGTTCTCTACCAGCTCGCCGGGTCCCACCAGCCTGTCCCCGCCGTCTTCATCGGCGGCAAGTTTCTCGGTGGGGTGCAAACCCTCATGGCCAGCCACATTAACGGCACCCTGGTTCCTCTCCTCAAAGAAGCTGGGGCACTCTGGCTTTGA
- the LOC114385962 gene encoding uncharacterized protein LOC114385962: MDFMVTLRSLNFLEMLMGRNIVLIQLNKYLVAPADSFLGSFWIEGHIASWLNNLFAKFDIAEATKVKTKVMSTVATRWRQFKSTLTSKFVFAKTEGQQTQDVVTKYGLDPEAWKQFEETRLTPNWEDSLEEQVTQGSFVPHGRQDILNTAIGRPDHGGRVRAAGSGVTITQYYGRASRTCSSSSTSISQQQLDEVVARLREDMTELSNKGSQEALQIQPDIQQLGARVSTQGSNAVTNAQASQEHDADAIPLMGLFVQRNDGTQRLVAMGKIMEGDSIIHTVAYADDVVRVSVETVIDPEAEVPYATSEIQYVKQAVNTFVAWPTHLVKAVLDEHPQRIPHNEDAHVPKPANVNADDPLRELMKYSFDLYDKPLQISFDGRFLGIVDASTSIFITYSDVIEIIAGDKSLNISVIQLWLMYIHEWSQIFSQGFMYAFLEPQSLVCSKDRRSECEQYLERWLKESDREVYIGPYFHQ, from the exons ATGGACTTCATGGTTACACTAAGGAGCCTGAATTTCTTAGAGATGTTGATGGGACGGAACATAGTTCTAATTCAGCTGAACAAGTATCTGGTAGCTCCAGCAG ATTCATTTTTAGGAAGTTTTTGGATTGAAGGGCACATTGCTTCTTGGTTGAATAACCTGTTT GCAAAGTTTGATATCGCAGAAGCTACGAAGGTGAAGACGAAGGTTATGTCAACAGTAGCGACGAGATGGCGGCAATTTAAGTCCACATTGACTAGCAAATTTGTGTTTGCTAAGACTGAAGGTCAACAAACACAggatgttgtgacaaaatatgGACTAGATCCTGAAGCGTGGAAACAATTTGAAGAAACCCGCTTGACACCTAACTGGGAG GACTCCTTAGAAGAGCAGGTAACGCAGGGTTCGTTTGTACCCCATGGTCGGCAAGACATACTGAACACTGCCATTGGACGACCTGACCATGGGGGTCGCGTTCGGGCAGCAGGCTCAGGTGTCACTATTACTCAGTACTACGGAAGGGCATCAAGGACATGCAGCAGCTCGTCCACGTCCATCAGCCAACAACAACTAGATGAAGTTGTTGCAAGGCTTAGGGAAGACATGACTG AGTTGTCAAATAAAGGATCCCAAGAGGCACTCCAAATTCAGCCggacatacaacaactaggtgCGCGTGTCAGCACACAGGGAAGTAATGCTGTTACCAATGCGCAGGCTTCACAAGAACATGATGCTGATGCCATACCATTGATGGGACTGTTTGTGCAGCGTAACGATGGTACACAAAG GTTGGTGGCCATGGGGAAAATAATGGAGGGGGATTCAATCATACACACAGTGGCATATGCAGATGATGTTGTCAGGGTAAGTGTAGAAACAGTTATTGATCCTGAGGCTGAGGTCCCCTATGCCACCTCAGAAATACAATATGTGAAGCAGGCCGTCAATACATTTGTAGCTTGGCCCACACACCTTGTGAAAGCTGTATTAGATGAG CATCCACAACGTATTCCACACAACGAGGATGCACATGTGCCGAAGCCGGCTAATGTGAACGCAGATGATCCGTTGCGTGAATTGATGAAGTACAGTTTCGATCTTTACGACAAGCCACTTCAAATCAGCTTTGATGGGAGATTTCTTGGAATTGTAGATGCATCTACATCGatattcatcacatattcagaTGTTATTGAAATAATAGCAGGAGACAAAAGTCTGAACATATCTGTCATACAATTATGGTTAAT GTATATTCATGAGTGGAGTCAGATATTCAGTCAAGGTTTCATGTATGCATTCCTTGAGCCACAGTCGTTGGTTTGTTCAAAGGATAGACGCAGCGAATGCGAACAATATCTTGAAAGATGGCTTAAGGAATCTGACCGAGAGGTGTACATTGGACCTTACTTCCATCAGTAA